The Sphingosinicellaceae bacterium genome includes the window ATGCCTGAAACAGAATCGCAGTTGATTCCCCGATTCAGTCGAACTACGCTCGGAGCCTATGGCGACCCGGTCGAATAGTTGCAAGAGTTCTTGTTTTGTTCTATCGCATACAGTTCGAGTTAGCCTCGACGGAAAGAGACCTTCATGCCGATAATGTCCGTCGTCGAACGCAGCGATGCACGAGCTTCCGCACGCGTTCTCGCCAAGACCGCGAAGCGATGCATTGACGGCGAGCTCGAGGCGAAGACGCATCGGCATGCGCTCAACAATCTGTTCCGGTTACTCAACGCCTATCGGGCGCATGGTTTCGCGGGCTACGAGTACCAGGCTAGATCGCAACGCACCCCCGAGAAGCTGACTCTTATGCCTTCGACCGATCGGCATGTCGTCGATCTCGGTGTGGCGCTGGACAGCGCTCTCACCGAAATCTACGGCGAAGAGGATCGTGGCCAAGCGATCAACCATATCGATCTGGTGATCCGTTGCGTCGCCAAGTCGGATGCTCCGGATGAAGGAGAGCGCGCCCGCACGTCGCGTTTCCTCGACGCGTTCATCCATCGCCTCGCCGTACATTGAGCGTTGGATCCGCGGAGCTTTCTCGTCGAAGAATGGAAGAGCGTTACAGCGACGCTGAATGAGACCCTCCGACATGACTACGGGCCGGAACGCAGCCGCACCTACTTCGAGGAATGCCGAGTCCGCCTCGACGTCGTGGAGCAGGCGCTCGAAGACGAACCGGTCATGGACCGTGAAACCATCGCCGAGCACATGCGCGCTCTCGGCGCACTCGGCTCCCGCATATCGCTGATCGAACGTTCCCACCTCGGTGAATTCTCGTGGCCCTTCTCGACGATAATCGAGAACGTAGCGGAGAAGCTCTTCTTCGAAACCACCCTGGACGAACACGGCAACCCTAAGAAGATGGAGCCGATCGTCCATGTCGTCGCCGAAGGCACGGACTACCTGATCGTCGATGACGAAGTGCCGCCGCCGGGCGAGCGGCGCATCGTCATTGTCGCCTTTCCCCGTCAGCTCAAGCACCACGTTCTTCTGCACACCATCTTCGGTCACGAACTCTCACACGTCGCGATTAACGCGGAAGGGCCCGGACGCGACATGGCACGCGCGGTCCTGCCGCTGCTCTTCTACGGCCCGCTGCAGGACGAGACCCAGGCGTCGGCGTGGCTTCGCCGTGAGGATGCGCCGGCGACCATCCGGGCAACGGCGTCGGCTCCCGGATTCATCTTCCAGGAAGCTTGGCTGGCCAACTGGCGCAAGGAGATCGTCTGCGACCTCTTTGGGCTGATGCTGTTCGGCCCCGCGTTCGCGGCCTCGCACCGGACCATATTCGAGGCGCTTTGCCCACCCCCCGATTTCTTCGATCTCAGCAGTACGACGCACCCGCCCTATCCCGTCCGTCAGCGCATCCTCGCAACGGCGATCCACGTGCTTGAGTGGGATACGCCGGTCACGGTAGCCGCCGACGGCGCCGTCAACGACGCCGAGATTGGGTTGATATCGTACATCACCGAAGGCTTGGACGACCCGTGGTTCGCGATCTTCGACAAGCCTCATCTCGAGACGATCCTCAACGGTCTCGCGGAGGTCCTCGCACTGTAGATTTCCAGTGAGAAGTGACCCGGGAGCGGCATAAGTTTTCACTGAGATTTGACCCATGTTTGGACCTGCCTCTGGCTGACCGGCCGGAGGTATTAGGAGTGATCAACATGGATTTACTGAGCGTAGTACGTCGCTGGCGTTTCCGGCAGAAGCTCGCACTTCGGGAGATCGAGCGGCGCAGCGGCTTGTCGCGCAACACGATCCGCAAGTACCTGCGCGCTGAGACGGTTGAGCCGCAGTTCAAGGTTCCCGACCGGCCGAGCAAGCTGGACCCATTTGCCGAGAAGCTGTCGGGCTGGCTGGTGATCAATGCCGGCAAGTCGCGCAAGCAGAAGCGCACGGCCAAGCAGATGCACGCCGATCTGGTCGTCTTGGGCTACGATGGATCTTACGGCCGTGTCGCGTCATATGTGCGGGCGTGGAAGGCTGATCGACAGATTGAACAGCAGACCAGCGGCCGCGGCACCTTCGTGCCGCTGGTGTTCCAGCCAGGCGAGGCCTTCCAGTTCGACTGGAGCGAAGACTGGGCCATTATAGGCGGCGAGCGCGTCAAGCTGCAGGCGGCGCACACGAAGCTGTCACACAGCAAGGCCTTCATTGTACGGGCCTATCCGCTCCAGACCCACGAGATGCTGTTCGACGCGATGACCCAGGCGTTCCGGGTTCTGGGCGGCGTTCCGCAGCGCGGGATCTTCGACAACATGAAGACCGCCGTCGACCGGATCGGTACCGGCAAAGCCCGGCAGGTCAACGCCCGCTTTGCCGCGATGGCCAGCCATTACCTGTTCGAGCCCGAGTTCTGCAACCCGGCGTCGGGGTGGGAGAAGGGCCAGGTCGAGAAGAACGTGCAGGATGCGCGGCGCCGCCTATGGCAGCAACTGCCGAGCTTCCCGGATATCGATGCGCTCAATGTCTGGCTCGAGGAACAATGCATCGCGCAGTGGAGCGAGATCCAGCACGGCAGCTTGCCCGGCACTGTCGCTGATGTGCATGCGCAAGAGGTCGGCAATCTGATGCCGCTGGGTCGGCCCTTCGACGGCTTCGTCGAGCACACCAAGCGGGTCTCGCCGATCTGCCTCCTGCATTTTGAGCGCAACCGTTACAGCGTGCCGGCCTCGTTCGCCAACCGCCCGGTCAGCGTCAGGATCTATCCCGAGCGGATCGTCGTGGCGGCCGAGGGGCTGATCCTGTGCGAGCATGCCCGCATCATCGAGCGGTCTCATCACCTGCCCGGGCGGACCATCTATGACTGGCGGCACTATCTGGCGGTGATCCAGCGCAAGCCTGGGGCGCTGCGGAATGGCGCGCCGTTCACGCAACTGCCCGATG containing:
- the istA gene encoding IS21 family transposase, with the translated sequence MDLLSVVRRWRFRQKLALREIERRSGLSRNTIRKYLRAETVEPQFKVPDRPSKLDPFAEKLSGWLVINAGKSRKQKRTAKQMHADLVVLGYDGSYGRVASYVRAWKADRQIEQQTSGRGTFVPLVFQPGEAFQFDWSEDWAIIGGERVKLQAAHTKLSHSKAFIVRAYPLQTHEMLFDAMTQAFRVLGGVPQRGIFDNMKTAVDRIGTGKARQVNARFAAMASHYLFEPEFCNPASGWEKGQVEKNVQDARRRLWQQLPSFPDIDALNVWLEEQCIAQWSEIQHGSLPGTVADVHAQEVGNLMPLGRPFDGFVEHTKRVSPICLLHFERNRYSVPASFANRPVSVRIYPERIVVAAEGLILCEHARIIERSHHLPGRTIYDWRHYLAVIQRKPGALRNGAPFTQLPDAFKQLQSQLLRCAGGDREMAEILALVLQHDEQAVLCAVELALEAGVATKTHVLNVLHRLTDGKATPASPIDAPQALRLAQEPLADVGRYDGLRDGGLRHAS